TATGGAGAATAAATGTGGACAGTACGGAAACAATTTTATGTGTCCGCCGTGTGTAGGAAGTGTAGAAGATTTTAAAGAGAAATTGAAAAATTATGATAGTTGTATAGTGGTTTTGAAAAATAAAAAAATTACAAACAAAATCAATAGAGAAGAATACTATGAAGCTTCGGAAGAACTTCATCAAATACTTCTAAACATAGAATATAAAGCTAAAAGTCTAGGCTATGAAAAGGCCTTGGCCCTTATAGCAGGAAATTGTAGGTTATGCAAACCATGCAAAAAAGTATTAGGAGAGAAATTTTGCCCTTATCCTGAAAGGGCAAGACCTTCATCAGAGTCTTTAGGAATAGATGTTATTGAGACATTAAATAAATTGGGAGTAAAACTCGAATTTAGGGATGATGAAGTCACATGGGTAGGGATGATGCTTAAATAAAACCGCGGATTTTCCGCGGTTTTGCTTATTTAGTCAAATACAATATTCCTAATTTAATTGTGTTTTCTATTGCTTCTTTGTGAGTTCTTTCATGAGAATGAGAAGCATCAACTCCTGGTCCTATAAGTCCTACTTTGAAATCATTGCCAGCTCTCAATGTAGCACTTCCATCTGAACCGTAGAATGGATATATATCAACTTTATAGTTAAGATTATTTTCTTTTGCTAAATTCACCAAATGTTTTTTAAGTTCTAAATCATATGGGCCACTTGAATCTTTTGCACATATGGTCACACTGTATTCATCAGAAGTTTGGCCTTCTCCAGGAGCTGCCATATCTATAGCAATAAATTCAAAAGTTTTAGGAGGAATAGCTGCACTAGCACCATGACCTACTTCTTCATAATTGCTAATGAAGAAATTTGTAGTATAATTAGGAGTGATTTTATTTTCAACTAAATATTTAGCAATTCCCAATATAGAAGCAACTCCAGCTTTATCATCTAAATGTCTGGATTTTATGAAACCACTATCAGTGACTGCAGCTCTTGGGTCAAAGAATACATAATCTCCAACAGATATTCCAAGTTTTTCAACATCTTCACTATTTTTAACTTTTTCATCTATTCTGATTTCCATATTATTTGCATTTCTCTCAAGACTACTTGCTTCTCCGCCATGAACATGAGTTGAAGCTTTGGTAGTCAAAATAGTACCAGTATATAGTTTCCCATTGCTTGCTTCTATTGTGCAATGTTCACCTTCAATTGAGTTCCACATATACCCGCCTATTTGAGTTATTTTAACTCTACCATTAGATTTTATTTCTTTTATCATTCCGCCAAGAGTATCAACATGACCTGAAAGAGTGACCTCTTTGTCAGTGTTTTTTCCTTCAATAGTTCCTATAAGAGCGCCCTTGTTGGTTCTATAAGTTTTAATGCCTAAAAATGTAAATTGATTTTCCACAAAATCTATGGCATTTTTTGTATTACCAGTAGGGCTTGGTATATTTAAAAGGTCTACAAGTGTGCTGGTAATATTATCAATTGCAATATTCATAAAAAAACCTCCTTAAAATTTAGTCTCTCATAATATTCTATAAAAAAACAAAAAATCCTTTATTAAATGAATACTCTTTACAACAAAGCTTTTATGAAGTATATTATATTAAAGTGATAAAGATTTAGGAGAGATAAATATGTCATTTTCTTCATTTACAAAAAATGAACTTTCTAGAATTCCTATAGAAGATATGTGCTGTGCCAAAGCAGAATTGGCAGCTCTTGTGAGAATAAATGGCCTTATACAAATAAGTGGGCAAAATAAAGTGACTCTTAAATTTACTACTGAAAATGCTGCTATAGCTAGGAGAACCTTTTCCTTATTGAAAACCATATACGATACAAATGTAGAAGTCATGGTTAGAAGAAATAAACAATTGAAAAAAAACAACAATTACTTAATAGTTGTTCCAAATACAGAAATTACAAAAAAAATTTTAGAGGATGTTGG
This DNA window, taken from Sporanaerobacter acetigenes DSM 13106, encodes the following:
- a CDS encoding DUF2284 domain-containing protein; its protein translation is MVLKEKFIEYIKNQNIIFIGTIDVKDIVINRSVRKYCMENKCGQYGNNFMCPPCVGSVEDFKEKLKNYDSCIVVLKNKKITNKINREEYYEASEELHQILLNIEYKAKSLGYEKALALIAGNCRLCKPCKKVLGEKFCPYPERARPSSESLGIDVIETLNKLGVKLEFRDDEVTWVGMMLK
- a CDS encoding M42 family metallopeptidase, whose product is MNIAIDNITSTLVDLLNIPSPTGNTKNAIDFVENQFTFLGIKTYRTNKGALIGTIEGKNTDKEVTLSGHVDTLGGMIKEIKSNGRVKITQIGGYMWNSIEGEHCTIEASNGKLYTGTILTTKASTHVHGGEASSLERNANNMEIRIDEKVKNSEDVEKLGISVGDYVFFDPRAAVTDSGFIKSRHLDDKAGVASILGIAKYLVENKITPNYTTNFFISNYEEVGHGASAAIPPKTFEFIAIDMAAPGEGQTSDEYSVTICAKDSSGPYDLELKKHLVNLAKENNLNYKVDIYPFYGSDGSATLRAGNDFKVGLIGPGVDASHSHERTHKEAIENTIKLGILYLTK